One Salmo trutta chromosome 12, fSalTru1.1, whole genome shotgun sequence genomic region harbors:
- the LOC115204522 gene encoding steroid receptor RNA activator 1 has translation MEAEDLYIKPGNQERGWNDPPQFSYGLQTAAQGAPKRTPLNKRVPPPQLTGSSNPVPGTSPISSVPMTPPTNPLAPPPCSMNTPPRPCQVAAPPVGGVMMIATPPPPCHVVEHTESASGQSESEPDVNDVVTLLNWALTACRHTVKKQVWDDVAKRLKLFEDMWRSGKLSLPVRRRMNGLVQELKSWNWDAADEVHRALMVDHVNEVSQWMVGVKRLIAETRNLNSDLLHRQEVDQSLDTSSTANSN, from the exons ATGGAGGCTGAGGACCTTTACATCAAACCAG GTAACCAGGAGCGGGGCTGGAATGACCCTCCACAGTTTTCCTACGGTTTGCAGAccgcagcacaaggtgcacccaAGAGGACCCCTCTCAACAAGAGAGTGCCCCCACCTCAACTCACTGGATCCTCCA ATCCGGTCCCAGGAACTTCTCCAATCTCATCAGTTCCAATGACTCCTCCTACCAACCCACTGGCCCCTCCTCCATGTAGTATGAACACGCCCCCTCGGCCATGTCAGGTTGCAGCCCCTCCTGTTGGTGGGGTGATGATGATTGCCACACCTCCACCACCTTGCCATGTGGTAGAGCACACAGAGTCTGCCAGTGGCCAATCAGAAAGTGAGCCAGATGTCAACGACGTAGTTACTCTTCTCAACTGGGCACTGACAGCTTGTCGACACACAGTCAAA AAACAGGTGTGGGATGATGTGGCGAAGCGCTTGAAGCTCTTTGAGGACATGTGGCGGTCTGGGAAGTTGTCACTTCCTGTTAGACGAAGAATGAATGGACTGGTGCAAG AGTTGAAGAGCTGGAACTGGGACGCTGCTGATGAAGTCCATCGGGCTCTGATGGTGGACCATGTTAACGAGGTCAGTCAGTGGATGGTGGGGGTCAAACGTCTCATCGCTGAAACACGCAACTTGAACTCAGATCTTCTGCACAGACAGGAGGTAGACCAGAGTCTAGACACCAGCAGCACCGCTAACTCCAACTAG